Proteins encoded by one window of Pan troglodytes isolate AG18354 chromosome 16, NHGRI_mPanTro3-v2.0_pri, whole genome shotgun sequence:
- the LOC100613546 gene encoding uncharacterized protein LOC100613546, producing MRGRQWLRKRVEVVCTGRSANTVCAGVRAAGLVEKSPPPSLSRVGRRFRFCGDLDCPDRVLAEIRTLAKMYKKILKLTADAKFVRRCEGHSGSAEFHPLRCGQAQCRWQILGQ from the exons ATGAGGGGGCGCCAGTGGCTCCGGAAACGGGTTGAGGTTGTCTGCACTGGCCGCTCCGCAAACACAGTGTGTGCGGGCGTCAGGGCAGCAGGTCTGGTAGAGAAAAGTCCACCGCCATCCCTCTCCCGAGTGGGGCGG AGGTTTCGGTTCTGTGGTGATCTGGACTGTCCTGACCGGGTCCTGGCAGAGATCAGGACGCTGGCCAAGATG TATAAGAAGATCCTGAAACTCACGGCTGATGCCAAGTTTG TCAGGCGATGTGAAGGCCACAGTGGCAGTGCTGAGTTTCATCCTCTCCGATGCGGCCAAGCACAGTGTCGATGGCAAATCCTTGGCCAGTGA